Proteins encoded together in one Astyanax mexicanus isolate ESR-SI-001 chromosome 10, AstMex3_surface, whole genome shotgun sequence window:
- the LOC125804729 gene encoding uncharacterized protein LOC125804729: MKTMFEEMNYSTDDVKELVQCTFYTQRKDINKGTSIRQLTQEWPFLFKESGMVVHFQELTGVSLMECFHANVDKKCRRLLSFFKTVDAPKHKQVLDVFIKFQTERGQLDGCPGDVIEMVLLLLAHFGEKEDNLFHYVDKTCLAREVQMEKLPATPCIIVCGSSCFTAGMFMLSIDQEVVNDHITSFVPAFCLLFGSYYCFNIHYPVELRSTLEFLQRCFFSINPERGTKVQWKKNKKALAVNPRVLTLIADLADHEWT; encoded by the exons atgaagACTATGTTTGAAGAGATGAATTACAGTACAGACGACGTGAAAGAATTGGTACAATGCACCTTTTACACACAGCGTAAAGACATCAACAAGGGGACCAGCATAAGGCAACTAACCCAAGAGTGGCCCTTTTTGTTCAAGGAATCTGGAATGGTAGTACACTTCCAAGAACTTACTGGTGTCAGTCTAATGGAGTGCTTCCATGCCAACGTGGACAAGAAGTGTCGACGCCTCTTAAGTTTCTTTAAAACTGTTGATGCACCAAAACACAAACAGGTTCTGGATGTTTTTATCAAGTTTCAGACTGAGAGAGGCCAATTGGATGGTTGTCCAGGAGATGTCATCGAGATGGTACTTCTTTTACTGGCTCATTTTGGTGAAAAAGAGGATAACCTGTTTCATTATGTCGATAAGACATGCCTAGCCAGAGAGGTTCAGATGGAGAAGCTGCCAGCAACACCCTGCATTATTGTGTGTG GGTCATCCTGCTTTACTGCTGGGATGTTCATGTTGAGCATCGACCAAGAGGTTGTCAACGACCACATCACTTCTTTCGTACCTGCCTTCTGTCTGCTGTTTGGCAGTTACTACTGTTTCAACATACACTACCCAGTGGAACTACGGTCAACACTTGAGTTCCTTCAAAG GTGTTTCTTCTCGATAAATCCCGAAAGAGGCACCAAAGTCCAgtggaagaaaaacaagaaagcaCTTGCTGTCAATCCCAGAGTCCTCACTCTTATTGCTGACCTTGCAGACCATGAGTGGACCTAG